A segment of the Natrinema sp. SYSU A 869 genome:
GTCGATGCGACGGGAACGTCACTTGCTATACTCGAGACTCTCGTCGAGGCACCCGAACCGATGGGCGTCACGGCGCTCTCCGAGCAGGCCGATGTTGCGAAGAGCGTCGCCCACAACCACCTTTCAACGCTCCGTGCACATGGATATGTGGTCAAGCACGGAGGACAGTACGAACCGTCACTGGGAATGCTGTCACTCGGGGAACGAACCCGCAGCGACCTGCCGATCTACCGGAACGCGAAAGAAGCGGTCGACAATCTGGCGGCGGCGACCGGCGAGACGACGTCACTGTTTATCAGGGAAGAAAAGTACGCTGTACCGGTGTATGTCGCTGAGGGCGGTATGGACTGGACTCCCCGATTTCGAGCCGGTGACCGGATACCACTTCACGTCAATGCTCCGGGGAAGTGCCTCATGGCATCGTTGTCGGACGAGACACTCGAGTCAATCCTCGAAGGTGATGATCGCGAAGCGTTTACAGATGCAACGATCACCGATCCCGAGGAGCTCGTGGCGGAGATTCGGCGAATCCGTGACGATGGTATCGCGTTCTGCAGAGGTGAACACCACGAAGGGATCGTCGGTATTGCAGCCATGATCCCATCGACGAGCGGCTGTCGAGCCGCCGCCCTCGGCGTCTCCGGTCCTGTCGATCGATTAAATGGAAGATATCTCGAGGAGGATGTTACGGGACAGGTACTGAGCACGACGAAATCGATTCAGGTATCGCTCACTGGGAACTGACATCGAGTTAGCAAATGCGCAGATTTACAAATATATGGGCGTAATCTAATACGGAAGGACGTACCGGCCTTCGATCACTTTCAGACAGTTCGCGTCAGTCACATACCGTGTACAGCAACGCGTCACCAGAATCTCTACCCACTCTTCGCTTCGATTCGTGAATACAACTTTCGGACCGCTTCTTCGATAGTATCCAAGAAGCGAGCGGCGTCGGCAAATCCTCGTCGGTACCATTACTTCGCCGGCCCGGGTGTCCACTGTGCGGTGTTAGATGGACGTGTTTCTCGTCGGGGGCTAGTGTACTTTCTCACAGAGCCGTCTCATGACCTGGCGAGCGCTGTCCATCTTGGTCGAGGGTGGGGCCAGCTTATACTCTCGAAGTGCTTTGAATACCTGTCGTTGACCAGTGAGTCCACCGACGGACGTCTCGATTTCGCCTGCTGATCGGTCGTGCTCTTTTTGCAGTCCCGTATGAAACGCCTCGCACATCGTCGGGAGGTGAACCGTTGGAACCACTGGCCAATCATCCCCTGATAGATCAAATGTTTCGTATCACGACATTATATTTATTGCTTCCGTTGTCAGTGATCAATCAAACTGATCCATCGGCTGTGTTGAATCGCTGTAAGGCGGTGGATTTCACTGTTTGACGGCCTGCTTGATGTTATAGACGACACACATTAAGGCGATTTCACGGAACTCTCGATACCAGGTACGCGCTCGCACGGCGTAGCCGAGCGAGCGCTTAACGGCTGAGTTGACAGTTTCGGTCATTGACCGCTGAGCGTACCGATCTTCGTCAATACGGGCGTTATGTGCGTGATCGTACGGAGCGAAGATCCGGTGTTTGATCAGTGGGCGAATGTCGAGTTCACGCAGTCGTTCTCGGAGTTGTTGCTTGTCATAGCCTTTGTCAGCAGCAAGTGACCGCAGATCGCCCGCGTTCCGGCGGGCGATCTGCTCGGCGAGGTCTGCGTCGCTTCCTTCTAACGTCGTCGAACAGTGGAGATCAAGAACGGCTTGCGTTGCTGTATCGACGAGTTTTGTGACTTTGAGCGTTTGAACACGGTAATTCGTTCGTTGGCAGTAGTGGCGGCTCGCACGATCTCGTTCGTAGAATGTCGCGTCGATAGCAGCGTGTTCGGATAGATCGTGTAGCTGCGCCGACTGGCGCAGCAACACTCGACAGACGCGCATACTGATCCGGTCCAACACCTTACATAACGTGGATGGCGAGGGGAGATCGGCCGCGCTGAGGCCGATCTCCCCGGTTATTTGTGGCATTTCCTTGAGCAAGTCAATCGTCATCCGGTAGGACGTATCAAGGTAAATCCGCAGACAATGGAGGGAAACAAGTGCATAGTCGGCGAATCCGCCGCCTCCTTCCGGGGCGGCGGATTCGTCTCCATCACCAGTAACGCTTTGAGCGACCGGAACAACTTCCCCAATGAAGCGGGAGATTTGCGTCATAGACACTCGCAGCCTCCCGCTTCATCACCTTTGATTTAGCGACCTATCCCGCCGCCATCTAGCGATTCAACACAGCCGATCCATCTCTTCATAGGAACACCCATCCTATCCTCGAGCGAAATATCGTTCATCTGAGATCGTTCCGTCGGTTGTCCGTTGATCTGTGACGATTTCGCTGCTACGGACACCGAAATAGAGCGGACAGAAACGAGTACTCGATTGCGAAACTCGTGGATCGCGTCAAACTCCTT
Coding sequences within it:
- a CDS encoding IS5 family transposase; the protein is MTQISRFIGEVVPVAQSVTGDGDESAAPEGGGGFADYALVSLHCLRIYLDTSYRMTIDLLKEMPQITGEIGLSAADLPSPSTLCKVLDRISMRVCRVLLRQSAQLHDLSEHAAIDATFYERDRASRHYCQRTNYRVQTLKVTKLVDTATQAVLDLHCSTTLEGSDADLAEQIARRNAGDLRSLAADKGYDKQQLRERLRELDIRPLIKHRIFAPYDHAHNARIDEDRYAQRSMTETVNSAVKRSLGYAVRARTWYREFREIALMCVVYNIKQAVKQ
- a CDS encoding IclR family transcriptional regulator; this encodes MSETPQYAVDATGTSLAILETLVEAPEPMGVTALSEQADVAKSVAHNHLSTLRAHGYVVKHGGQYEPSLGMLSLGERTRSDLPIYRNAKEAVDNLAAATGETTSLFIREEKYAVPVYVAEGGMDWTPRFRAGDRIPLHVNAPGKCLMASLSDETLESILEGDDREAFTDATITDPEELVAEIRRIRDDGIAFCRGEHHEGIVGIAAMIPSTSGCRAAALGVSGPVDRLNGRYLEEDVTGQVLSTTKSIQVSLTGN